The following are from one region of the Arachis duranensis cultivar V14167 chromosome 10, aradu.V14167.gnm2.J7QH, whole genome shotgun sequence genome:
- the LOC107471193 gene encoding diaminopimelate decarboxylase 1, chloroplastic has protein sequence MASTHLVSQSPSIPKTLNFSNPFFSKSPFPQNLVLPLKASLKPRVLRAVNAANTPLVNPAEKKTHFKHCFTKSDDGYLYCETVKVQEIMESVDRRPFYLYSKPQITRNVEAYKDALQGLNSVIGYAIKANNNLKILEHLRHLGCGAVLVSGNELRLALRAGFDPTRCIFNGNGKILEDLIIAAQEDVFINIDSEFDLENIVAAARVVGKRVNVLLRINPDVDPQVHPYVATGNKNSKFGIRNEKLQWFLDAIKEHPNEVKLVGAHCHLGSTITKVDIFRDAAVIMINYIDQIRDQGFEVNYLNIGGGLGIDYYHSDAVLPTPRDLIDTVRELVLSRDLNLIIEPGRSLIANTCCLVNRVTGVKTNGSKNFVVIDGSMAELIRPSLYDAYQHIELVSPATADAEILTFDVVGPVCESADFLGKGRELPTPAKGAGLVVHDAGAYCMSMASTYNLKMRPPEYWVEDDGSVSKIRHGETFEDHIRFFEGL, from the exons ATGGCAAGCACACACCTCGTTTCTCAATCTCCTTCCATTCCAAAAACCTTGAATTTCAGCAACCCTTTCTTTTCCAAATCCCCATTTCCCCAAAACCTAGTTCTTCCCCTCAAAGCTTCCCTTAAACCCCGCGTTCTCAGAGCCGTTAACGCTGCCAATACTCCCCTGGTGAATCCTGCAGAGAAGAAGACCCATTTCAAGCACTGTTTCACGAAATCCGATGACGGTTACCTTTACTGCGAGACCGTTAAGGTCCAAGAGATCATGGAGTCCGTGGATAGAAGACCCTTCTACTTGTACAGTAAGCCCCAGATTACAAGAAACGTTGAGGCTTATAAGGATGCGTTGCAAGGCTTGAACTCTGTTATTGGTTATGCCATTAAGGCAAACAATAACTTGAAGATTCTCGAGCATTTGAGGCACTTGGGTTGTGGTGCTGTGCTTGTTAGTGGTAACGAGCTTAGGCTTGCTCTTCGTGCTGGATTCGACCCCACAAG GTGTATCTTTAATGGGAATGGGAAGATTTTGGAGGATTTGATAATTGCTGCACAGGAAGATGTGTTTATCAACATTGACAGCGAATTTGACTTGGAAAACATCGTTGCCGCTgcaagagttgttggaaagagGGTCAATGTTTTACTTAGGATCAACCCTGATGTGGATCCACAG gTCCATCCTTATGTTGCCACTGGAAATAAGAACTCTAAATTTGGCATTAGAAATGAGAAGCTGCAGTGGTTTTTAGATGCTATAAAGGAGCATCCTAATGAGGTTAAGCTTGTAGGTGCCCACTGCCATCTTGGGTCAACAATTACCAAG gtaGACATCTTTAGGGATGCTGCTGTTATTATGATCAACTACATTGACCAAATCCGAGATCAAGGTTTTGAAGTTAACTACTTAAATATTGGTGGTGGACTTGGGATAGACTATTATCATTCTGATGCTGTCCTTCCGACCCCAAGGGATCTCATTGATACT GTACGGGAGCTTGTTCTTTCCCGTGATCTCAATCTCATCATTGAACCAGGGAGATCACTTATTGCAAACACCTGCTGTTTAGTTAACCGGGTGACAGGTGTCAAAACTAATGGGTCCAAAAACTTTGTTGTGATTGACGGAAGCATGGCTGAACTTATTCGTCCTAGTTTGTATGATGCTTACCAG CATATAGAGCTGGTTTCCCCCGCCACAGCAGATGCTGAGATATTGACCTTTGATGTTGTTGGGCCTGTCTGTGAGTCTGCAGATTTCTTAGGGAAAGGAAGAGAACTCCCAACTCCAGCCAAG GGTGCTGGTCTGGTTGTTCATGATGCTGGTGCTTACTGCATGAGCATGGCATCAACATACAATCTAAAGATGAGGCCTCCTGAATATTGG GTTGAGGATGATGGATCTGTGAGCAAAATAAGACATGGAGAGACTTTTGAAGATCACATTAGGTTCTTTGAGGGACTTTGA